One Erythrobacter sp. SDW2 genomic region harbors:
- a CDS encoding 1-acyl-sn-glycerol-3-phosphate acyltransferase, with product MTMLRSALFYPVYYAGSAVYVILALLAFLVDRKLFRRAVKGWAGYHRDCLRVIVGIRIAIEGEQHDGPALYAIKHESFFEALDAPQMFSFPVVFAKKELFSIPVWGFLAQRYGLVPVARNEGAKALLRIMREARRKADEGRPLVIFPEGTRVPHGTHGKLQSGFSGIYKMVGLPVVPVAVDSGPLYHSWVKRPGTITYRFGEPIPPGLPRNEVERRTEVAINALNAA from the coding sequence ATGACCATGCTGCGCAGTGCCCTGTTCTATCCGGTCTATTATGCCGGCAGCGCGGTCTATGTGATCCTGGCGCTGCTGGCCTTCCTGGTCGACCGCAAGCTGTTCCGCCGCGCGGTCAAGGGCTGGGCGGGCTATCACCGCGATTGCCTGCGGGTGATCGTCGGCATCCGCATCGCCATCGAGGGAGAGCAGCACGATGGCCCGGCGCTCTATGCGATCAAGCATGAGAGCTTCTTCGAGGCACTCGATGCGCCGCAGATGTTCAGCTTCCCGGTGGTCTTCGCCAAGAAGGAGCTGTTCAGCATTCCGGTGTGGGGCTTCTTGGCGCAGAGATACGGGCTGGTGCCCGTCGCACGTAACGAAGGCGCGAAGGCCTTGCTCAGGATCATGCGCGAGGCCCGCCGCAAGGCCGACGAGGGCCGTCCGCTGGTGATTTTCCCCGAAGGGACCCGCGTGCCGCATGGCACCCATGGCAAGCTGCAATCCGGCTTTTCGGGCATCTACAAGATGGTCGGCCTGCCGGTGGTGCCCGTCGCGGTAGACAGCGGCCCGCTGTATCACAGCTGGGTCAAGCGGCCGGGGACCATCACTTACAGGTTCGGCGAACCGATCCCGCCGGGACTGCCTCGCAACGAGGTTGAGCGGCGGACGGAGGTGGCAATAAACGCGCTCAATGCGGCCTAA
- a CDS encoding prephenate/arogenate dehydrogenase family protein: MSFQRVAIIGLGLLGGSLGLALRERLPQVETTGYDRDPATRQRAAERGLVGTVYDSAAEAVAQADLVVLCVPVGAMGEAARELAPALPPQAIVSDVGSSKRSVQKALAEALPDHINIPAHPVAGTEQSGPDAGFSTLFEGRWCILTPPEGAPDEAIERLTGLWQALGAKVEIMDAEHHDIVLAVTSHIPHLIAYTIVGTASDMEGVTRSEVIKYSAGGFRDFTRIAASDPVMWRDVFLSNRDAVLEMLDRFTEDLTALQRAIRSGDGETLHDLFTRTRAIRRSIIDEGQDDAKPDFGRNH; encoded by the coding sequence GTGAGTTTTCAGCGGGTCGCCATCATCGGGCTCGGTCTGCTCGGCGGATCACTCGGCCTGGCGCTGCGCGAGCGCCTGCCGCAAGTCGAAACCACCGGCTACGACCGCGACCCTGCGACCCGCCAGCGCGCCGCCGAGCGCGGGCTGGTCGGCACAGTGTACGACAGCGCCGCCGAAGCCGTCGCGCAGGCCGATCTTGTCGTGCTGTGCGTCCCCGTCGGCGCCATGGGCGAGGCGGCACGCGAACTCGCCCCCGCCCTTCCCCCGCAAGCGATCGTCAGCGATGTCGGCTCGTCCAAGCGTTCGGTCCAGAAGGCGCTGGCCGAGGCGCTGCCCGATCACATCAATATCCCCGCGCACCCTGTTGCCGGGACCGAGCAGAGCGGACCGGACGCAGGCTTCTCGACACTGTTCGAAGGCCGCTGGTGCATCCTTACCCCGCCCGAAGGCGCACCGGACGAAGCAATCGAGCGCCTGACCGGGCTATGGCAGGCACTTGGCGCGAAGGTCGAAATCATGGATGCCGAGCATCACGACATCGTGCTCGCCGTGACCAGCCATATCCCGCACCTGATTGCCTACACTATCGTCGGCACCGCGTCGGACATGGAAGGCGTGACCCGCAGCGAGGTAATCAAGTACTCCGCCGGGGGCTTCCGCGACTTCACCCGCATCGCCGCCAGCGATCCGGTGATGTGGCGCGACGTGTTTCTGAGCAACCGCGACGCCGTGCTGGAGATGCTGGACCGGTTTACCGAGGACCTCACCGCGCTCCAGCGCGCGATCCGCTCAGGCGACGGCGAGACGCTGCATGACCTCTTCACCCGCACCCGCGCCATCCGCCGCTCGATCATCGACGAGGGTCAGGACGACGCCAAGCCCGACTTCGGGCGGAATCATTAG
- the hisC gene encoding histidinol-phosphate transaminase: MTSRPTIKPWIAGIHAYVPGKSTGKGGHELVKLSANENPLGCSPIALEALAANAGPARYPDPDSRALRGKIAEVHGLDAERVVCGTGSDELLNLAAQAFAGPGDDVLFSRFSFAVYDIAARRCGATPVEAPDSDYATDVDALLAAVSERTRVVFVANPNNPTGSFLPRAEIARLHAGLSADVLLVLDQAYAEYLAPEEDDGGFELAAAHENVLVTRTFSKAYGLAGERIGWATGAPHLIDALNRIRGPFNVTNAGQAAALAGLGDQSFITATRDHNARELARFSDAMAALGNHGIRPLPSKANFVLVLFEGALTAAAALEALADAGYAVRHLPGQGLPHGLRITIGTTADMDAIASTIASAAEAAQ; this comes from the coding sequence ATGACAAGCCGCCCCACCATCAAGCCCTGGATCGCTGGCATCCACGCATATGTGCCCGGAAAGTCCACCGGCAAGGGCGGGCACGAGCTCGTCAAGCTGTCCGCCAACGAGAATCCGCTGGGTTGCTCGCCTATCGCGCTGGAGGCGCTGGCCGCCAATGCCGGCCCTGCGCGCTACCCCGATCCGGACTCGCGAGCGCTGCGCGGCAAGATAGCGGAAGTCCACGGCCTCGATGCCGAACGCGTGGTCTGCGGTACCGGTTCGGACGAGCTGCTCAACCTCGCCGCGCAGGCTTTCGCGGGTCCCGGCGACGACGTGCTGTTCAGCCGCTTCAGCTTCGCGGTCTATGACATTGCCGCGCGCCGCTGCGGCGCGACGCCCGTCGAGGCGCCCGACAGCGACTATGCCACCGATGTCGATGCGCTGCTGGCGGCGGTGAGCGAGCGGACCCGGGTGGTGTTCGTCGCCAACCCCAACAATCCGACCGGCAGCTTCCTGCCCCGCGCCGAGATCGCGCGGCTGCATGCGGGCCTTTCCGCCGACGTGTTGCTGGTGCTCGACCAGGCCTATGCCGAATATCTCGCGCCCGAGGAGGATGACGGCGGGTTTGAATTGGCGGCGGCGCATGAGAACGTGCTCGTCACCCGCACTTTCTCCAAGGCCTATGGCCTCGCGGGCGAGCGGATTGGCTGGGCAACCGGCGCGCCGCACCTGATCGATGCGCTCAACCGCATCCGCGGGCCGTTCAACGTGACCAACGCCGGGCAGGCGGCGGCCTTGGCGGGTCTGGGCGACCAGTCTTTCATCACCGCCACCCGAGACCACAACGCCCGCGAACTGGCGCGCTTCAGCGATGCCATGGCCGCGCTGGGCAACCACGGCATCCGTCCGCTGCCAAGCAAGGCCAATTTCGTGCTGGTGCTGTTCGAAGGCGCGCTGACGGCCGCCGCCGCGCTCGAAGCGCTGGCTGACGCGGGCTACGCCGTTCGCCACTTGCCCGGACAGGGCCTGCCCCACGGTTTGCGCATCACGATCGGCACGACTGCTGACATGGACGCGATCGCCAGCACAATCGCGAGCGCTGCGGAGGCGGCGCAGTGA
- a CDS encoding homoserine O-acetyltransferase, which produces MSNPHQTLALPQPLPLDSGQLLERVEIAYETYGELAADRSNAILVCHALTGDQYLASTHPVTGKPGWWERMVGPGLPIDTDRYHVICANVIGSCMGSTGPASLAPDGQPYGMRFPVITIRDMVRGLMGLLDGLGIEQLHAVVGGSMGGMQALSLAANFPDRAARVLAIATTARHSAQNIAFHEVGRQAIMADPNWREGDYYTDGKAPDAGLAVARMAAHITYLSEEGLTEKFGRRLQDRDAKTFGFDADFQVESYLRYQGSGFTRRFDANSYLYITRAMDYFDIAEEHAKSGNEGKLADAFAGTKARFCLVSFDSDWLYPTAESRHVVHALNAAGASVSFVELSAPFGHDSFLLDVPALDRVVKGFLDG; this is translated from the coding sequence GTGTCCAATCCGCACCAAACCCTCGCGCTGCCCCAGCCGCTGCCGCTCGACAGCGGGCAGTTGCTCGAGCGTGTCGAGATCGCCTATGAGACCTATGGCGAACTGGCGGCGGACAGGTCCAATGCCATCCTCGTCTGCCACGCGCTGACGGGTGACCAGTATCTTGCCAGCACCCATCCGGTTACCGGCAAGCCGGGCTGGTGGGAGCGGATGGTCGGGCCGGGCCTGCCGATCGATACGGATCGCTATCACGTTATCTGCGCCAATGTGATCGGCAGCTGCATGGGCTCGACCGGGCCTGCCAGCCTCGCGCCCGACGGCCAGCCCTATGGCATGCGCTTTCCGGTCATCACCATTCGCGACATGGTGCGCGGCCTCATGGGATTGCTCGACGGTTTGGGGATCGAGCAGCTGCATGCCGTGGTCGGCGGGTCGATGGGCGGGATGCAGGCCTTGAGCCTCGCCGCCAATTTCCCGGATCGCGCCGCGCGCGTGCTGGCCATCGCCACCACCGCGCGGCATTCGGCGCAGAACATCGCCTTCCACGAGGTCGGGCGGCAGGCGATCATGGCCGATCCCAACTGGCGCGAAGGAGACTACTACACCGACGGCAAGGCACCGGACGCCGGCCTCGCCGTGGCGCGGATGGCGGCGCATATCACCTATCTCAGCGAGGAAGGGCTGACCGAAAAGTTCGGGCGGCGCTTGCAGGATCGTGACGCCAAGACCTTCGGCTTCGACGCCGATTTCCAGGTCGAAAGCTATTTGCGCTACCAGGGCAGCGGCTTCACCCGCCGGTTCGATGCCAACAGCTACCTCTATATCACCCGCGCGATGGACTATTTCGATATCGCCGAGGAGCATGCCAAAAGCGGGAACGAGGGAAAGCTCGCCGATGCCTTTGCCGGCACCAAGGCGCGCTTCTGCCTCGTCAGTTTCGACAGCGACTGGCTCTATCCGACGGCGGAAAGCCGCCACGTAGTCCACGCGCTGAACGCTGCGGGCGCGTCGGTCAGTTTCGTGGAGCTCAGCGCGCCTTTCGGCCACGACAGCTTCCTGCTCGATGTCCCGGCGCTTGACCGGGTTGTAAAGGGCTTCCTCGATGGCTGA
- the metW gene encoding methionine biosynthesis protein MetW translates to MADGLRPDLRTILERIEPGSRALDVGCGDGVLMAALRDSKQVDARGIEINAECVERCVGQGLSVVQGDADRDLAFYPDGAFDYAILSQTLQTAARPDHMLAELLRVGRRAFVSFPNFAYWRMRWALVSRGRMPVTRHLPVSWYETANIHHVTVKDFEELAASLGIRIENRWFFTQEREVSGGGANWRAEYALFEVSR, encoded by the coding sequence ATGGCTGACGGCCTGCGCCCGGACCTGCGTACCATTCTCGAGCGGATCGAACCCGGCAGCCGTGCGCTCGATGTCGGCTGCGGCGACGGGGTGCTGATGGCGGCGCTGCGCGACAGCAAGCAGGTCGACGCGCGCGGGATCGAGATCAATGCGGAATGCGTCGAGCGCTGCGTCGGGCAAGGTCTCAGCGTGGTCCAGGGCGACGCCGACCGCGATCTGGCTTTCTATCCCGACGGTGCCTTCGACTACGCCATCCTCAGCCAGACGCTACAGACCGCCGCGCGGCCTGACCATATGCTGGCCGAACTGCTGCGGGTCGGCCGCCGCGCCTTCGTCAGCTTCCCCAATTTCGCCTATTGGCGGATGCGCTGGGCGCTGGTGAGCCGCGGTCGTATGCCGGTAACGCGCCACTTGCCCGTCAGCTGGTACGAGACGGCGAACATCCACCATGTGACGGTGAAGGACTTCGAGGAACTCGCCGCCAGCCTCGGCATACGGATCGAGAACCGCTGGTTCTTTACCCAGGAACGCGAAGTGTCGGGCGGCGGTGCCAACTGGCGCGCGGAGTATGCGCTGTTCGAGGTTAGTCGCTAG
- the fghA gene encoding S-formylglutathione hydrolase, translating to MTLETISQTRSHGGMQGVYSHQSTETGTEMTFSVFLPSHAEGETLPVLWYLSGLTCTHANVTEKGEFRAACAQHRVAFIAPDTSPRGDDVPDAEDEYDFGKGAGFYVDATQEPWAKHYRMRSYIERELPQLVAGHFPLDMARQSITGHSMGGHGALTIGLRNPDRFRSISAFAPIVAPGQVPWGEKALGRYLGEDRAAWREYDAVALIEAGARHDHLLVDQGTADTFLEEQLRPGLLAMACARAGMEPTIRLQEGYDHSYYFISTFMAEHVKWHAERLRA from the coding sequence ATGACCCTCGAAACCATCAGCCAGACCCGCAGCCACGGCGGGATGCAGGGCGTCTATTCGCACCAATCGACGGAAACCGGCACGGAAATGACCTTCTCGGTCTTCCTCCCCTCCCATGCCGAAGGCGAAACCTTGCCGGTGCTGTGGTATCTTTCGGGCCTCACCTGCACTCACGCCAACGTCACCGAGAAGGGTGAATTCCGCGCCGCCTGCGCGCAGCACCGCGTGGCCTTCATCGCGCCCGACACGAGCCCGCGCGGCGACGATGTGCCCGATGCCGAGGACGAATATGATTTCGGCAAGGGGGCAGGCTTCTATGTCGATGCGACGCAGGAGCCCTGGGCAAAGCATTACCGCATGCGCAGCTACATCGAGCGCGAGCTGCCCCAACTTGTCGCCGGACATTTCCCGCTCGACATGGCGCGCCAGTCGATCACCGGGCACTCCATGGGCGGCCATGGGGCCTTGACCATCGGCTTGCGCAACCCCGACCGCTTCCGCTCGATCAGCGCCTTTGCGCCCATCGTCGCGCCGGGCCAGGTGCCGTGGGGCGAGAAGGCGCTGGGCCGCTATCTGGGCGAGGACCGTGCGGCATGGCGCGAATATGACGCCGTCGCGCTGATCGAAGCCGGCGCCCGGCACGATCATTTGCTGGTGGACCAGGGGACCGCCGACACCTTCCTCGAAGAACAGCTACGCCCCGGCCTGCTCGCCATGGCTTGCGCTAGGGCGGGGATGGAACCGACTATCCGGCTACAGGAGGGGTACGACCACTCCTACTACTTCATCTCGACCTTCATGGCCGAGCATGTGAAGTGGCATGCGGAGCGACTAAGAGCCTAG
- a CDS encoding prolyl-tRNA synthetase associated domain-containing protein, translating to MRGEQGLMVDLAAHSIPHRVYEHPAVFTVEESADIKAHLPGEHTKNLFLKDAGGAYWLVTVPADIRVDLKRLPEAIGCKRVSFGNAEDMLRLIGLAPGSVTPLAMINAAHGSVTVVLDAGLVAAELVNVHPLRNTATVGLSGADILRLLRHWGHAPVIAPIPTKDAA from the coding sequence ATGCGCGGCGAGCAGGGCCTGATGGTGGACCTCGCCGCGCATTCGATCCCGCACCGGGTGTATGAACACCCGGCGGTCTTTACCGTCGAGGAAAGCGCGGACATCAAGGCGCATCTTCCCGGTGAGCACACCAAGAACCTGTTCCTGAAGGATGCGGGCGGCGCCTACTGGCTCGTGACCGTGCCCGCCGATATCCGAGTCGATCTGAAGCGCCTGCCCGAGGCCATCGGCTGCAAGCGGGTGAGCTTCGGCAATGCCGAGGACATGTTACGCCTGATCGGCCTCGCGCCCGGTTCCGTTACTCCCCTCGCCATGATCAATGCCGCGCACGGCAGCGTCACCGTGGTGCTCGACGCCGGGCTGGTGGCGGCGGAGCTGGTCAATGTCCACCCACTGCGCAACACCGCGACAGTGGGGCTTTCGGGCGCTGATATCTTGCGCCTGCTGCGGCATTGGGGCCATGCGCCGGTGATCGCCCCTATCCCGACAAAGGACGCCGCATGA
- a CDS encoding VOC family protein, which yields MYSHMMVGSNDIDRSKKFYDATFTAIGGKEGFKDEKGRLIYMHNGGLFLVTTPIDGQPASAGNGCTIGFAMTPEQADAWHAAGVANGGTAIEDPPGVRGEGGPMPMYLAYLRDPDGNKLCALHRMG from the coding sequence ATGTACAGTCACATGATGGTCGGTTCGAACGATATCGACCGGTCCAAGAAGTTCTATGACGCGACTTTCACCGCCATCGGCGGCAAGGAAGGCTTCAAGGACGAGAAGGGCCGCCTGATCTATATGCACAATGGCGGGCTGTTCCTCGTCACCACTCCCATCGATGGCCAGCCGGCCTCCGCTGGCAACGGCTGCACCATCGGCTTCGCAATGACCCCTGAGCAGGCCGATGCCTGGCACGCAGCGGGTGTTGCCAATGGCGGCACCGCGATCGAGGATCCGCCGGGAGTGCGCGGCGAAGGCGGGCCGATGCCGATGTATCTTGCCTATCTGCGCGATCCGGACGGCAACAAGCTCTGCGCCCTTCACCGGATGGGCTGA
- a CDS encoding S-(hydroxymethyl)glutathione dehydrogenase/class III alcohol dehydrogenase, with translation MKTRAAVAFEARKPLEIVELDLEGPKAGEVLVEIMATGICHTDAYTLDGLDSEGIFPSVLGHEGAGIVREVGAGATSVKPGDHVIPLYTPECRQCKSCLSGKTNLCTAIRATQGQGLMPDGTTRFSYKGQPIYHYMGCSTFSNFTVLPEIAVAKIREDAPFQTSCYIGCGVTTGVGAVINTAKVQVGDNVVVFGLGGIGLNVIQGARLAGADRIIGVDINPDREEWGRKFGMTEFLNSKGMSREDIVAKIVAMTDGGADYTFDATGNTDVMRTALEACHRGWGTSIIIGVAEAGKEIATRPFQLVTGRNWRGTAFGGAKGRTDVPKIVDMYMTGKIAIDPMITHVMGLEEINTAFDLMHEGKSIRSVVVY, from the coding sequence ATGAAGACCCGCGCCGCCGTTGCCTTCGAAGCCAGGAAGCCGCTCGAGATCGTCGAGCTCGACCTTGAAGGTCCGAAGGCGGGCGAAGTGCTGGTCGAGATCATGGCGACCGGCATCTGCCATACCGATGCCTATACGCTCGACGGGCTCGACAGCGAGGGCATCTTCCCTAGCGTGCTGGGCCATGAAGGCGCCGGGATTGTGCGCGAGGTCGGCGCGGGGGCGACTTCGGTGAAACCCGGCGACCATGTGATCCCGCTCTACACCCCCGAATGTCGCCAGTGTAAATCGTGCCTCAGCGGCAAGACCAACCTGTGCACCGCGATCCGCGCCACGCAGGGCCAGGGGTTGATGCCGGACGGCACCACGCGCTTTTCCTACAAGGGCCAGCCGATCTACCACTACATGGGGTGCTCGACCTTCTCGAACTTCACCGTGCTGCCTGAAATCGCGGTAGCGAAGATCCGCGAGGACGCGCCGTTCCAGACCAGCTGCTACATCGGCTGCGGGGTCACCACGGGCGTGGGCGCGGTGATCAACACCGCCAAGGTGCAGGTCGGCGACAATGTGGTGGTGTTCGGCCTCGGCGGCATCGGCCTCAACGTGATCCAGGGCGCACGGCTGGCCGGGGCCGACAGGATCATCGGCGTCGACATCAACCCCGATCGCGAAGAATGGGGCCGCAAGTTCGGCATGACCGAATTCCTCAACAGCAAGGGCATGAGCCGCGAGGATATCGTCGCGAAGATCGTCGCCATGACCGATGGCGGCGCGGATTATACTTTCGATGCCACCGGCAACACCGATGTGATGCGCACCGCGCTCGAGGCCTGCCACCGCGGATGGGGCACTTCGATCATCATCGGCGTGGCCGAGGCAGGCAAGGAAATCGCCACCCGTCCGTTCCAGCTCGTCACCGGCCGCAACTGGCGCGGCACCGCGTTCGGCGGGGCCAAGGGCCGCACCGATGTTCCCAAGATCGTCGACATGTACATGACCGGCAAGATCGCGATCGACCCGATGATCACCCACGTGATGGGTCTGGAAGAGATCAACACCGCCTTCGACCTGATGCACGAAGGCAAGTCCATCCGCAGCGTGGTTGTCTATTGA
- a CDS encoding carboxymuconolactone decarboxylase family protein, translated as MPRLRQAGREAGNPYADRIFTLLFGERDPISQPGTATGTPGNWWTVFNIVPDAFRHTTEGFQFYRSPERNIDPKLRELGQTRAGYVVGSQFVFSQHCKASRDAGLTEEQVQAIPHWSVAGCFSDIERAVLAYTDALVLQRGRVPDGVFAVLKAHLSDEEILELTYITCTYMMHAVMSRALRLEYDDVDDRIVEVPAPGDGSQDVMAMVDTEEDD; from the coding sequence ATGCCGCGACTGAGACAGGCCGGGCGCGAAGCGGGCAATCCCTATGCCGACCGCATCTTCACCCTGCTGTTTGGCGAGCGCGATCCGATTTCCCAGCCGGGCACCGCAACCGGCACGCCGGGCAATTGGTGGACGGTGTTCAACATTGTGCCCGATGCGTTCAGGCACACCACCGAAGGCTTCCAATTCTACCGCTCGCCCGAGCGCAATATCGATCCCAAGCTGCGCGAACTAGGGCAAACGCGGGCAGGATACGTCGTGGGTTCGCAATTCGTCTTTTCGCAGCATTGCAAGGCCAGCCGTGATGCGGGCCTGACCGAAGAGCAGGTGCAGGCGATCCCGCACTGGTCGGTGGCAGGCTGCTTCAGTGACATCGAGCGGGCGGTGCTGGCCTATACCGATGCGCTGGTGCTGCAACGCGGGCGGGTCCCCGATGGTGTGTTCGCTGTGCTCAAGGCGCATCTCTCGGACGAGGAAATCCTCGAGCTGACCTACATCACCTGTACCTACATGATGCATGCGGTGATGAGCCGCGCGCTGCGGCTGGAGTATGACGATGTCGATGACCGCATCGTCGAAGTTCCTGCACCGGGCGACGGCTCGCAGGACGTCATGGCGATGGTGGACACCGAGGAGGACGACTGA
- a CDS encoding VOC family protein, with amino-acid sequence MAYHHLALAAKDMKATHEFYEGIMGFELVKVEVAPIMSGGWGKHFFYRMDGDDSRFIAFWELHDGPGADEYIFDLNKAAKLPPATNHYSFAVGSEEEFAEWREKWRSAGLKVFEIDHNWCKSIYTQDPNGNAVEFCLTTGEFTPADRARALAALEETEFNPSPPPAMMKMWEPA; translated from the coding sequence ATGGCCTATCACCATTTGGCGCTGGCCGCGAAGGACATGAAGGCGACCCACGAATTCTACGAAGGGATCATGGGCTTCGAACTGGTCAAGGTCGAGGTCGCACCGATCATGTCGGGCGGCTGGGGGAAGCACTTCTTCTACCGGATGGACGGCGACGACAGCCGCTTCATCGCCTTCTGGGAACTGCACGACGGGCCGGGGGCGGACGAATACATCTTCGACCTCAACAAGGCCGCCAAGCTGCCACCGGCGACCAACCACTATTCCTTCGCCGTCGGTAGCGAGGAGGAGTTCGCCGAGTGGCGCGAGAAGTGGCGCAGCGCGGGGCTGAAGGTGTTCGAAATCGATCACAATTGGTGCAAGTCGATCTACACCCAGGACCCCAACGGCAATGCGGTCGAATTTTGCCTTACCACCGGCGAGTTTACCCCAGCCGACCGCGCGCGGGCCTTGGCGGCGCTGGAAGAAACCGAGTTCAATCCTTCGCCGCCGCCCGCGATGATGAAGATGTGGGAGCCGGCCTGA
- a CDS encoding NAD-dependent succinate-semialdehyde dehydrogenase, producing the protein MSNYPQLSLLIGGHAVSSGRETIDVLDPATGEAIAALPRATADDLDTALANAQAGFATWRTTGADEREAVLRKAAGLIRERSKDIGAAITREQGKPHKEAIGEVIYCAMLLEFYAGECKRLYGKTLVRPDGQRVEVRHEPVGPVAGFSAWNFPALNVMRKIGGPLAAGCSVIVKPSEETPAGGLAMVQAMLDAGVPGDVCQAVFGVPAEISEHLMGSPVIRKITFTGSTAVGKQLAKLAAENLQRATLELGGHGPVLVFNDADIDKALDTMAAAKFRNAGQVCVSPTRFLVEEDVFERFRDGFVERAKAVKVGNGMDTDTQMGPMASERGPDGIQKKIADAREHGAKLLAGGERIGNQGFFHQPTVLSEVPTDAAIMNDEPFGPVAIINPMSGYDAMVGEANRLPYGLAAYAWTQDAKRKMRLASEIEAGMIALNGGTVSAADAPFGGVKWSGYGLEDGADGVAACLVSKTVHESA; encoded by the coding sequence ATGAGCAACTACCCCCAACTTTCGCTGCTGATCGGCGGCCACGCCGTCTCCTCGGGTCGCGAGACGATCGACGTACTCGATCCGGCGACGGGCGAGGCCATTGCCGCCTTGCCCCGCGCCACGGCCGACGACCTCGATACCGCGCTCGCCAATGCCCAGGCCGGCTTTGCCACGTGGCGCACCACCGGTGCCGATGAGCGCGAAGCCGTGCTGCGCAAGGCCGCCGGGCTGATCCGCGAACGGTCAAAGGACATCGGGGCTGCCATCACCCGCGAACAGGGCAAGCCGCACAAGGAAGCCATCGGCGAAGTAATCTATTGCGCCATGCTGCTCGAATTCTACGCCGGCGAGTGCAAGCGGCTCTATGGCAAGACGCTGGTCCGCCCCGACGGCCAGCGGGTCGAGGTGCGGCACGAACCGGTCGGTCCGGTGGCGGGCTTCAGCGCCTGGAACTTCCCGGCGCTCAACGTCATGCGCAAGATCGGCGGCCCGCTCGCGGCCGGTTGCTCGGTCATCGTCAAGCCGTCGGAAGAGACCCCTGCCGGCGGGCTCGCCATGGTCCAGGCGATGCTCGACGCGGGCGTGCCGGGCGATGTCTGCCAGGCGGTGTTCGGCGTGCCCGCCGAAATCAGCGAACACCTGATGGGCAGCCCCGTGATCCGCAAGATCACCTTCACCGGCTCGACCGCGGTCGGCAAGCAGCTGGCCAAGCTGGCGGCCGAGAACCTGCAGCGCGCCACGCTGGAGCTGGGCGGCCACGGCCCGGTGCTGGTTTTCAACGATGCCGATATCGACAAGGCGCTCGATACCATGGCGGCGGCCAAGTTCCGCAATGCCGGACAGGTCTGCGTCAGCCCGACCCGCTTCCTGGTCGAGGAGGACGTGTTCGAGCGCTTCCGCGACGGCTTTGTCGAGCGGGCGAAGGCGGTCAAGGTCGGCAATGGCATGGACACCGACACGCAGATGGGGCCAATGGCCAGCGAGCGCGGACCCGACGGCATCCAGAAGAAGATCGCCGATGCGCGCGAGCACGGCGCCAAGCTGCTGGCAGGCGGCGAGCGGATCGGCAACCAGGGTTTCTTCCACCAGCCGACCGTGCTGTCCGAAGTGCCGACCGATGCCGCGATCATGAACGACGAACCGTTCGGTCCGGTGGCGATCATCAACCCGATGTCGGGATACGATGCGATGGTCGGGGAGGCGAACCGCCTGCCCTATGGCCTCGCCGCCTATGCCTGGACCCAGGATGCCAAGCGCAAGATGCGGCTGGCGAGCGAGATCGAGGCCGGCATGATCGCCCTCAACGGCGGGACGGTCAGCGCCGCCGATGCGCCGTTCGGCGGGGTCAAATGGTCAGGCTATGGCCTCGAAGACGGGGCCGATGGCGTCGCCGCCTGCCTCGTCAGCAAGACCGTCCACGAAAGCGCTTGA